Proteins from a genomic interval of Niabella soli DSM 19437:
- a CDS encoding CaiB/BaiF CoA transferase family protein, whose translation MLFLEDILVVDFSQFLSGPSTSLTLADMGARVIKVEKPGTGDICRELYVSDVMIDGESSIFQAINRGKQSYVADLKSEADLFKIKKLLQQADVVIHNFRPGVMERLGLGYETVKAINPSVVYGSISGFGEEGPWKKLPGQDLLLQSITGISLLNGTAYENPMPMGVSIVDILSGTHLAQGILSLLYQRAVSGQGGAVTVSMLESALDFQFEVLTCYYNDGNELPLRSAVNGGHPYVGAPYGIYKTADAWLALAMTDIVNLGKLLGCAALTEYVNKNDWFEKRDEIKAILAAHLKTGATKEWLEMLEPADVWCSEVLSYGALRKHPAYRALDMEMTVTNSKGTRITTTRSPFKVDGALLTGTIAAPLLGEHTLAIDKEFGLNQLQKQDAVVS comes from the coding sequence ATGCTTTTTTTGGAAGACATATTAGTGGTGGATTTCAGCCAGTTTTTATCGGGCCCGTCAACTTCTTTAACCTTAGCAGATATGGGTGCTCGGGTGATCAAGGTGGAGAAACCGGGTACGGGTGATATTTGCAGGGAATTATATGTGTCGGACGTAATGATCGACGGAGAGTCCTCTATTTTCCAGGCGATCAATCGCGGCAAGCAAAGCTATGTGGCCGATCTGAAAAGTGAAGCCGATCTTTTTAAAATAAAAAAACTGTTGCAGCAGGCCGATGTGGTCATTCATAATTTTCGTCCGGGCGTCATGGAACGGCTGGGGCTGGGTTATGAAACGGTAAAAGCGATCAATCCTTCGGTGGTATATGGGAGTATAAGCGGTTTTGGCGAAGAAGGGCCGTGGAAGAAGCTTCCGGGCCAGGATCTGTTGTTACAATCCATTACAGGGATCAGCTTATTGAATGGAACGGCTTACGAAAATCCTATGCCCATGGGGGTTTCTATAGTGGACATTTTATCCGGCACACATCTGGCACAGGGGATCTTATCCCTGTTGTATCAGCGCGCGGTTTCCGGCCAGGGCGGAGCGGTAACGGTGAGCATGCTGGAAAGCGCGCTCGATTTTCAGTTCGAGGTGCTGACGTGTTATTATAATGATGGTAACGAATTGCCACTGCGTAGTGCGGTGAACGGTGGCCATCCCTATGTGGGCGCGCCGTATGGTATTTATAAAACAGCAGACGCCTGGCTGGCGCTGGCAATGACGGATATTGTAAACCTGGGGAAATTACTGGGATGTGCCGCATTAACGGAATATGTAAATAAAAACGATTGGTTTGAAAAGCGGGATGAGATTAAAGCGATATTGGCCGCGCACTTGAAAACAGGGGCAACTAAAGAGTGGCTGGAAATGCTAGAGCCCGCGGATGTGTGGTGCTCGGAAGTATTGAGTTACGGAGCGTTGCGGAAGCATCCGGCCTACCGCGCGCTGGATATGGAAATGACGGTTACCAATAGTAAAGGTACCCGCATCACTACTACCCGGAGCCCGTTTAAAGTAGATGGGGCACTGCTTACAGGAACAATCGCCGCGCCTTTACTGGGAGAACACACCCTTGCTATTGATAAAGAATTTGGGCTAAATCAATTGCAAAAACAGGATGCCGTTGTATCTTAG
- a CDS encoding amidohydrolase family protein — protein MMIIDTHIHIWDTGKSTYSWLSGAPELLKRTYTIKELETPRKQAGIDAGIFVQADVQLEDSFHMLEVAKRTDWIKGVVSWLPLANTERTDQLLNDRLLHDEYFVGVRHLIHDEADPEWLLQEPVIESLKLLAAHNIPYDVVGILPAHLETILKVAEKVPDLRMVFDHLNAPPIQEGYRFGRWGELMGEVASNKNMYAKISGLGTVAGSDRFNAGTLKPYIEFILKNFSADRCFCGGDWPVSLLAADYVTTWNIYKEVLTTLLDGSEQEKLFSGNAIQFYNL, from the coding sequence ATGATGATCATTGATACACATATACATATTTGGGATACAGGGAAATCGACCTACAGTTGGTTGTCCGGGGCACCTGAATTATTGAAACGTACCTATACGATCAAAGAGCTGGAGACGCCGAGAAAACAAGCGGGTATTGATGCAGGTATTTTTGTGCAGGCAGACGTACAACTGGAAGATTCTTTTCATATGCTGGAAGTGGCCAAAAGAACAGACTGGATCAAAGGTGTGGTAAGCTGGTTGCCCCTGGCGAATACTGAAAGAACAGATCAGTTATTAAACGATCGTCTGTTGCACGATGAATACTTCGTGGGGGTGCGCCATCTGATCCATGACGAGGCCGATCCGGAATGGCTGCTGCAGGAGCCTGTTATTGAAAGCCTGAAATTATTGGCCGCGCATAATATTCCGTATGATGTGGTGGGGATTCTACCGGCGCACCTGGAAACGATTTTGAAAGTGGCCGAAAAAGTGCCGGACCTGCGTATGGTGTTTGACCACCTGAATGCGCCGCCCATACAGGAGGGGTATCGGTTTGGCCGCTGGGGTGAACTGATGGGGGAAGTTGCTTCCAATAAAAATATGTATGCAAAGATTTCCGGCCTGGGCACGGTTGCCGGTAGCGACCGGTTTAACGCCGGTACACTGAAACCTTATATAGAATTTATTCTCAAAAATTTTTCAGCCGATCGTTGTTTTTGCGGAGGCGATTGGCCGGTATCCTTACTGGCGGCAGATTACGTTACCACCTGGAATATCTATAAAGAAGTACTAACAACTTTATTGGATGGTAGTGAACAGGAAAAACTGTTTTCGGGTAATGCCATTCAATTTTATAACCTCTAG
- a CDS encoding L-rhamnose/proton symporter RhaT, whose product MQLFNGIFFHGVGASSAALCYTPEKKVKGWSWQTYWLAQASVCWLLLPVIVALLSIPSLTAVLHEAPATAMRNSFLLGMAYGVGGTAFGVAIKYIGFSLTYAISVGLSCVLGTLLPPVMDGTIGEVTSGRGGGWIVTGVFLGVVGIAFCGLAGWLKEKKSNGLQPGFSLKKGLPLCLLAGVLSAFYGFAINAGKPISDIAAKYGAGNFQVNVVYIFSNTGAFLTTLFYTVYLHNKNKTWGQYTNSVVKKGLSLNYLMALLTGVLWYGQFFFYGLGHIQLGRYQFSSWAIHMILLVFFSSLVGLVLKEWKGTTGSTKGMLAAALLVLLLAVIVLTYGNYLGGI is encoded by the coding sequence ATGCAATTATTCAATGGTATATTTTTTCACGGCGTGGGCGCTTCATCAGCGGCACTATGCTATACCCCTGAGAAAAAGGTAAAGGGATGGTCCTGGCAAACCTATTGGCTGGCACAGGCATCCGTATGCTGGCTGTTATTGCCCGTAATTGTCGCCCTGCTTTCCATTCCCTCATTGACAGCAGTATTGCACGAAGCGCCCGCCACGGCCATGCGTAATTCCTTTTTATTGGGGATGGCCTATGGTGTGGGCGGAACGGCTTTTGGGGTCGCTATTAAATACATCGGGTTCTCTCTGACCTATGCAATTTCTGTGGGCCTTTCCTGTGTGCTGGGCACGCTGTTGCCGCCCGTGATGGACGGAACTATCGGGGAGGTGACGAGCGGACGCGGCGGCGGCTGGATCGTTACCGGGGTATTTCTTGGGGTAGTAGGTATTGCCTTTTGCGGGTTGGCCGGTTGGCTCAAGGAAAAAAAAAGTAATGGATTGCAACCCGGCTTCTCCTTAAAAAAAGGGCTGCCTTTATGCCTGCTGGCTGGCGTCCTTTCTGCGTTTTACGGCTTTGCGATCAATGCCGGCAAGCCCATATCGGACATTGCCGCAAAATATGGCGCGGGTAATTTCCAGGTGAATGTTGTTTACATTTTCTCAAATACGGGCGCCTTTCTTACCACTTTATTCTATACAGTTTATCTGCATAATAAAAATAAAACCTGGGGACAGTACACCAACAGCGTTGTGAAAAAAGGGTTGTCTTTAAATTATTTGATGGCATTGCTTACCGGGGTGCTTTGGTACGGGCAATTTTTCTTTTATGGGCTGGGACATATACAACTGGGCCGGTACCAGTTTTCAAGCTGGGCTATTCATATGATCCTTTTGGTCTTTTTTAGTTCATTGGTAGGCCTGGTGCTAAAGGAATGGAAAGGAACTACCGGCAGCACAAAAGGAATGCTGGCAGCGGCGCTGCTGGTATTGTTGCTGGCCGTCATTGTATTAACCTACGGTAATTATTTAGGAGGAATTTAA
- a CDS encoding Gfo/Idh/MocA family protein codes for MAEKRTPICIIGAGGIVKDAHLPAYKIAGFTVGGIVNRNRQKAEVLATEFSIPHVYDTLEALVAEYGTDVIYDYALPASETVPVLRQLPDKATVLIQKPLGESIEEARAILDLAHAKQLNAGVNFQLRFAPNVTEAKKMIREGVIGTLTDIEVYVNVYTPWNLWSFLFGKPRMEINYHSVHYIDLIRSFLGNPDTVYAKTFKHPDSPELASVKSTIIMDYGDSIRAVIHTNHHHDFGYKHQGAHIKIEGTLGVIKMSLGVLIDYPHGVPDTFEYAVVDKQPVQWQSKQIEGTWFPHAFIGTMQQMMDAKEGRIERPENNIDDAFETMRCVEAAYVSSAHGGIPLKEVGGAPEEA; via the coding sequence ATGGCTGAAAAGCGCACACCCATATGTATTATTGGAGCAGGGGGCATTGTTAAGGATGCGCACCTTCCTGCCTATAAAATAGCGGGGTTTACCGTCGGCGGCATCGTCAACCGCAACCGGCAAAAAGCGGAGGTATTGGCAACTGAGTTTAGTATTCCCCATGTATACGACACATTAGAGGCGCTGGTGGCGGAATATGGAACAGATGTGATCTATGATTACGCCTTGCCGGCATCCGAAACGGTGCCTGTCTTACGTCAGTTGCCTGATAAAGCAACGGTATTGATCCAAAAGCCATTGGGCGAAAGTATTGAAGAAGCCCGGGCGATCCTTGACCTGGCACATGCAAAGCAACTGAATGCGGGAGTGAATTTTCAGTTGCGTTTTGCTCCGAATGTGACCGAGGCAAAAAAAATGATACGCGAGGGGGTGATCGGAACCCTTACAGATATTGAAGTGTATGTAAATGTTTATACGCCCTGGAACCTTTGGTCCTTTCTCTTTGGCAAACCAAGGATGGAGATCAATTACCACAGTGTACATTATATTGACCTGATCCGGTCGTTCCTGGGAAATCCGGATACCGTGTATGCTAAGACCTTTAAGCATCCCGACTCGCCTGAGCTGGCATCTGTAAAAAGCACGATCATTATGGATTACGGAGATAGCATCCGTGCGGTTATTCATACGAATCACCATCATGATTTTGGTTATAAGCACCAGGGGGCGCATATAAAAATTGAAGGCACCCTGGGCGTTATAAAAATGAGTTTGGGGGTATTGATCGATTATCCGCACGGCGTGCCGGATACCTTTGAATATGCTGTCGTTGATAAACAGCCGGTTCAATGGCAATCAAAACAGATAGAAGGAACCTGGTTCCCACATGCGTTTATTGGAACCATGCAGCAAATGATGGATGCGAAAGAGGGCCGCATCGAACGGCCGGAAAATAATATTGACGACGCTTTTGAAACCATGCGGTGTGTGGAGGCTGCCTACGTAAGCAGCGCACACGGAGGAATACCACTTAAGGAAGTAGGAGGCGCCCCGGAGGAGGCTTAA